Proteins encoded within one genomic window of Sphingomonas sp. KRR8:
- a CDS encoding 3,4-dihydroxy-2-butanone-4-phosphate synthase — protein MSELASHLASGGLVILAGDAFRGGDLDLAAAASRITPDTIAFMARHARGLICLGLSARRAAELGIELQQREQHGSSGRPFGQSIEASEGVSTGISAADRARTISVAVDPSKGPADLVSPGHIFPLIADPGGPTKRLSTLEAGLAIVEAAGLGDGVVLCAVLREDGSMARLNEVTEWAAVQSIPIVDIGTWVAEHKQ, from the coding sequence ATGAGCGAACTTGCATCTCATCTGGCCTCTGGCGGACTGGTGATCCTGGCCGGCGACGCGTTTCGCGGCGGCGACCTAGATCTGGCCGCTGCGGCTAGCCGGATCACTCCCGACACCATCGCCTTCATGGCCCGCCACGCTCGTGGGCTCATCTGCCTTGGCCTGAGCGCACGGCGCGCAGCCGAACTCGGCATCGAGCTTCAACAAAGAGAGCAGCATGGCAGCAGCGGGCGACCGTTCGGTCAGTCCATCGAGGCTAGTGAAGGTGTCTCCACCGGGATCAGTGCTGCCGATCGGGCCCGGACGATCAGCGTCGCGGTCGATCCCAGCAAAGGGCCTGCTGACCTGGTTTCACCTGGGCACATCTTTCCGCTGATCGCAGACCCAGGCGGACCGACCAAACGGCTGTCCACTCTCGAAGCTGGGCTGGCCATCGTCGAAGCCGCAGGGCTGGGCGATGGGGTGGTCCTCTGCGCCGTGCTGAGAGAGGATGGAAGCATGGCCCGCTTGAACGAGGTGACCGAGTGGGCCGCCGTCCAGTCCATCCCCATCGTCGACATCGGCACCTGGGTGGCGGAGCATAAGCAGTGA
- a CDS encoding putative sulfate exporter family transporter: MSRSALVKPASGSAWSLLPGLLLCVAVGVAAALLGLLEARLFGRAWLEPLVIAILLGMLLANSWGVPRSLQPGIRFGAKTVLDIAVALLGATLSIAALETLGAVAVLMIAAMVFVALAGGFLLGRMFGLNRRLAMLISAGNAICGNSAIAAVAPIIGADEEEIAAAISLTALLGVVTVLLLPIAVYVFSLPLPRYALLSGLTVYAVPQVIAAAAPFGTATVTLATFVKLARVLMLGPLTLLLSLLAPHFADPEKAQSYKARPRLFLPWFILAFLALAVCRWTGLIGPALAQPLGLASNWLAVVAMAGLGFGVRLKSLSEVGPRVAGATILVNAMMACLALGMLALL, from the coding sequence GTGAGCAGGAGCGCTCTGGTCAAGCCGGCCAGCGGTTCAGCATGGTCGCTCCTGCCAGGCCTGCTTCTGTGCGTGGCGGTTGGTGTCGCCGCAGCATTGCTGGGGCTTCTCGAAGCGAGGCTGTTCGGCCGCGCCTGGCTTGAACCACTGGTAATCGCCATCCTGCTCGGGATGTTACTCGCGAATAGCTGGGGCGTGCCGCGGAGCCTGCAGCCAGGCATACGGTTCGGCGCCAAGACGGTACTCGACATTGCCGTCGCACTGCTCGGGGCGACGCTCAGCATCGCTGCACTCGAAACCCTTGGAGCAGTAGCGGTTCTGATGATCGCCGCGATGGTCTTCGTGGCGCTTGCCGGCGGATTCTTGCTTGGCCGGATGTTCGGCCTCAATCGCCGGCTCGCCATGCTGATCTCGGCTGGAAACGCGATCTGCGGGAACAGCGCCATCGCTGCGGTCGCCCCGATCATCGGTGCCGACGAGGAGGAAATCGCCGCCGCCATCTCGCTCACGGCGCTGCTCGGCGTCGTCACGGTACTCCTTCTGCCAATCGCTGTTTACGTCTTTTCCCTGCCATTGCCCCGCTACGCACTGTTGAGCGGACTTACCGTCTATGCCGTGCCGCAGGTGATCGCCGCGGCCGCGCCATTCGGGACCGCCACGGTCACCCTGGCGACATTCGTGAAGCTTGCCCGGGTGTTGATGCTCGGGCCGCTTACTCTCCTCTTGTCCTTGCTCGCTCCCCACTTCGCTGACCCGGAGAAAGCACAATCGTACAAGGCACGGCCGCGCCTGTTCCTGCCTTGGTTCATCCTCGCTTTCCTTGCTTTGGCCGTGTGCCGCTGGACCGGCCTCATTGGGCCGGCGCTGGCGCAGCCTCTGGGGCTCGCGTCCAACTGGCTGGCGGTCGTGGCCATGGCGGGGCTGGGCTTCGGCGTTCGCCTGAAGAGCCTGAGTGAGGTCGGCCCGCGCGTGGCCGGTGCGACGATTCTCGTCAACGCCATGATGGCCTGCCTCGCACTGGGCATGCTTGCGCTGCTGTAA
- a CDS encoding L,D-transpeptidase — MLRVLAATILLLNATAFAAPSQRVHPTMGSIADAVAGLHPGEFVWEPQAAPQGPLLLVVSLPTQRAVLFRNGVPIAASTISSGREGRETPTGVFTILEKQVEHRSSTYDNAPMPFMQRLTWRGVALHAGNLPGYPASHGCIRLPKEFAKLLYGTTRLGMTVVVTSRAAIPRVAPTPALALAGGDHEIASTSVTWTPERSPTGPVSIVVSTRDGRAVVLRDGIEIGSAPVTMDAPVAGSWVYLLRSVDSAGQHWIRLGLGEDEPSSEVERAEWARFRAPDEFRRAVAGIVAPGTSIVVTADSLRAGATGSALTVLDDGAAPDGSLKDKKHQ, encoded by the coding sequence ATGTTGCGAGTGCTTGCCGCCACGATCCTGCTGCTGAACGCGACGGCATTCGCGGCCCCCTCGCAGAGGGTGCACCCCACGATGGGCTCGATCGCCGACGCAGTGGCGGGACTGCACCCGGGCGAGTTTGTCTGGGAGCCGCAGGCAGCGCCGCAAGGGCCGCTGCTGCTGGTTGTCAGCCTGCCCACTCAGCGCGCGGTCCTCTTCCGCAACGGCGTGCCGATTGCAGCCTCCACGATCTCCAGCGGTCGCGAGGGTCGCGAAACGCCGACAGGCGTGTTCACCATATTGGAGAAGCAGGTGGAGCATCGCTCTTCCACCTATGACAACGCGCCCATGCCCTTCATGCAGCGGCTCACCTGGCGCGGAGTCGCACTGCATGCGGGTAACCTGCCGGGCTATCCGGCTTCTCACGGCTGCATTCGCCTGCCCAAGGAGTTCGCCAAGCTGCTGTACGGGACAACTCGGCTGGGCATGACGGTGGTCGTGACAAGTCGCGCTGCAATTCCGCGGGTGGCGCCGACGCCCGCACTTGCGCTCGCTGGAGGAGACCATGAGATCGCGTCAACTTCGGTCACCTGGACTCCCGAGCGGTCACCTACGGGACCGGTGTCGATCGTGGTCAGTACGCGTGACGGCCGCGCTGTGGTGCTGCGCGATGGAATCGAGATCGGATCGGCTCCGGTGACGATGGATGCACCGGTTGCTGGGAGCTGGGTTTACCTGCTGCGCAGCGTCGACTCGGCCGGACAGCATTGGATCCGCCTGGGCCTTGGGGAAGACGAACCGAGCAGTGAAGTCGAGCGCGCGGAATGGGCACGGTTCCGTGCTCCCGACGAGTTTCGCCGGGCTGTTGCCGGGATCGTCGCCCCTGGCACCTCCATCGTGGTCACGGCTGACAGCCTGCGGGCGGGCGCAACTGGTTCCGCTCTCACGGTGCTGGACGATGGGGCGGCGCCGGACGGGTCGCTGAAGGACAAGAAACACCAGTAA
- the adhP gene encoding alcohol dehydrogenase AdhP, which yields MPSTMKAAVVHAFGEPLRIEQVAIPQPGPGEVLVKVVASGVCHTDLHAARGDWPVKPSLPFIPGHEGVGVVAAVGAGVTWVKEGDAVGVPWLHDACGRCTYCTTGWETLCEAQHNTGYGVNGGFAEYVLAKADYVGHLPANVDFDAIAPILCAGVTTYKGLKETEARAGEWVAISGIGGLGHVAVQYAKSMGFHVAALDVDETKLALARRLGADVAVNCSHTGAVERLIEETGGMHGVLVTAVSTAAFGQALGIVRRRGTVALVGLPPGDFPTPIFPVVLKRITVRGSIVGTRQDLAEAIAFAVEGKVKANVTVEPLEAVNDVFARMAAGQIEGRVVLRP from the coding sequence ATGCCAAGCACGATGAAGGCTGCCGTCGTCCATGCCTTTGGCGAGCCGCTACGGATCGAGCAGGTCGCCATTCCTCAGCCCGGCCCAGGCGAAGTCCTGGTCAAGGTCGTAGCGAGCGGGGTCTGCCATACGGATCTTCATGCCGCCCGAGGCGACTGGCCCGTCAAGCCGTCGCTCCCCTTCATTCCCGGTCATGAAGGCGTTGGTGTCGTCGCTGCCGTAGGCGCCGGCGTGACTTGGGTAAAGGAGGGCGACGCAGTCGGCGTGCCCTGGCTCCACGATGCCTGCGGGCGTTGCACCTATTGCACCACCGGTTGGGAGACACTGTGCGAGGCACAGCACAACACCGGCTATGGCGTGAACGGCGGCTTTGCCGAATATGTGTTGGCGAAGGCCGACTACGTCGGGCACCTGCCGGCCAACGTCGACTTCGATGCGATCGCGCCGATCCTGTGTGCCGGCGTGACGACCTACAAGGGGCTGAAGGAAACCGAAGCCCGTGCAGGCGAGTGGGTAGCCATCTCGGGCATCGGCGGGCTGGGCCATGTCGCCGTGCAATATGCCAAGTCCATGGGCTTTCATGTCGCAGCGCTCGACGTGGACGAAACCAAGCTGGCGCTTGCCCGCCGCCTGGGCGCGGACGTCGCCGTCAACTGCAGCCATACGGGCGCGGTCGAGCGGCTAATCGAAGAGACCGGGGGTATGCACGGGGTGCTCGTCACCGCCGTATCGACGGCGGCGTTCGGCCAGGCGCTCGGGATCGTTCGCCGCCGTGGCACGGTGGCGCTTGTCGGTCTTCCGCCCGGCGACTTCCCGACGCCAATCTTCCCTGTGGTGCTGAAGCGGATCACCGTGCGCGGGTCGATCGTCGGCACGCGCCAGGACCTCGCCGAGGCAATCGCCTTTGCGGTGGAGGGCAAGGTGAAGGCGAACGTCACGGTCGAACCGCTCGAAGCCGTAAACGACGTTTTCGCGCGAATGGCGGCCGGCCAGATCGAGGGCCGGGTCGTGCTCCGCCCGTAA
- a CDS encoding acetyl-CoA hydrolase/transferase family protein gives MPDRRIAHPDFRSRVMSADEAAAFINSGETVGMSGFTGSGYPKAVPLALAARIEAEHAAGRPFRIRVWTGASTGPELDGALAKAHGIEFRLPYNSDPIAREQINRGEMDYFDMHLSQVAPMAWQGFFRPLDVAVVEVTGIRPDGALIPSSSIGNNKTWLDRASKVILEVNRWQNPALEGMHDIYYGTALPPDRVPIPLIRPDQRIGEPCLRCDPAKVVAVVETDSPDRNLPFTPSDANARAIADHLLEFFRHEVAKGRLPPALLPIQSGVGNIANAVLTGLVDAPFETMTAYTEVIQDGMLALLEAGKLRVASATAFSLSPEAAADMNSRMDFFRDRIILRPQEISNHPELIRRLGCIAMNGMIEADIYGNVNSTHVMGSRIQNGIGGSGDFARNAFVSIFMSPSTAKGGKISTIVPHASHVDHITQDVQVVVTEQGLADLRGLSPKQRAETIIANCAHPDFRPALQDYFARARANSYGQQTPTLLDEALSWHQRFINTGSMR, from the coding sequence CTGCCTGATCGCCGTATCGCCCATCCGGACTTCCGCTCTCGCGTGATGAGCGCAGACGAGGCGGCCGCGTTCATCAACTCGGGTGAGACGGTCGGAATGAGCGGCTTCACGGGTTCCGGCTACCCGAAGGCCGTGCCGTTGGCGCTGGCTGCACGGATAGAGGCGGAGCATGCCGCGGGGCGCCCGTTCCGCATCCGCGTATGGACGGGCGCTTCCACCGGACCCGAACTCGACGGGGCGCTCGCCAAGGCGCACGGGATCGAGTTCCGCCTGCCGTACAACAGCGATCCGATCGCCCGCGAGCAGATCAACCGCGGCGAGATGGACTATTTCGACATGCACCTGAGCCAAGTCGCTCCGATGGCGTGGCAGGGGTTCTTCAGGCCGCTGGACGTCGCGGTGGTGGAGGTGACCGGGATCCGGCCTGATGGTGCGCTGATCCCCTCATCCTCGATCGGCAACAACAAGACTTGGCTGGATCGCGCGAGCAAGGTCATCCTGGAGGTCAACCGCTGGCAGAACCCGGCCCTCGAAGGCATGCACGATATCTACTACGGCACCGCCCTTCCGCCAGATCGGGTGCCTATTCCACTGATCCGTCCCGACCAGCGCATTGGTGAGCCCTGCCTGCGCTGTGATCCGGCGAAGGTTGTGGCCGTCGTCGAGACGGACTCACCCGATCGCAACTTGCCGTTCACCCCATCCGACGCGAACGCCCGCGCCATTGCGGACCATCTCCTCGAGTTCTTTCGTCACGAAGTGGCAAAGGGACGGTTGCCTCCCGCCCTGCTGCCGATCCAGTCGGGTGTCGGCAACATCGCCAATGCGGTGCTGACCGGCCTGGTCGACGCGCCGTTCGAAACGATGACCGCTTACACCGAGGTCATCCAGGATGGCATGCTGGCGCTGCTGGAGGCTGGGAAGCTGCGGGTGGCCTCGGCGACCGCCTTCTCTCTCAGCCCCGAAGCAGCAGCGGACATGAACAGCCGCATGGACTTTTTTCGCGACCGAATCATCCTTCGGCCGCAGGAGATCAGCAATCATCCGGAGCTGATCCGCCGCCTCGGCTGCATCGCCATGAACGGCATGATCGAGGCTGACATCTACGGCAACGTCAATTCCACCCATGTCATGGGCTCACGGATCCAGAACGGGATCGGCGGCTCGGGTGATTTTGCGCGCAACGCCTTCGTATCGATCTTCATGTCGCCATCGACAGCCAAGGGCGGCAAGATTTCCACGATCGTCCCCCACGCCTCGCACGTCGATCACATCACTCAGGACGTCCAGGTCGTGGTCACCGAACAGGGTCTGGCCGATCTGCGCGGTCTCAGCCCGAAGCAACGGGCCGAGACGATCATCGCCAATTGCGCGCATCCCGACTTCCGCCCCGCGCTGCAGGACTATTTTGCCCGGGCGCGGGCAAACTCCTACGGACAGCAGACCCCAACACTGCTGGACGAAGCGCTGTCCTGGCACCAGCGCTTCATCAACACGGGATCAATGAGATAA
- a CDS encoding ABC transporter ATP-binding protein, which yields MSSVLEARGLGRELPGPPPVTLVADVTLPVQAGRFTTIIGPSGCGKSSLLYLLGMLDRPTSGSLLVDGMDVDPLDGDERAALRLASFGFVFQFHFLLPEFTALQNVLLPMLRLGKLDAAEAEERAHALLASMDLAGREDSTPEKLSGGERQRVAIARALANSPKLILADEPTGNLDSKNSDRVLEIMRSLAHDEGRSVVCVTHDLNIAAQSDVRVAMLDGRIASVD from the coding sequence ATGAGTTCGGTGCTGGAGGCACGCGGGCTTGGGCGCGAGTTGCCGGGGCCGCCGCCGGTGACGCTGGTTGCCGATGTGACCCTGCCGGTTCAGGCCGGGCGGTTCACTACCATCATCGGCCCGTCTGGGTGCGGGAAATCGTCGCTCCTTTACCTGCTTGGGATGTTGGACCGGCCGACCAGCGGATCGTTGCTGGTGGACGGCATGGACGTGGATCCACTCGATGGAGACGAGCGAGCGGCGCTGCGCCTCGCGAGCTTCGGCTTTGTATTCCAGTTCCACTTCCTGTTGCCGGAGTTCACGGCGTTGCAGAATGTGCTTCTGCCCATGTTGCGGCTAGGAAAGCTGGACGCCGCGGAAGCAGAGGAGCGCGCGCATGCGCTGCTCGCCTCAATGGACCTGGCGGGACGGGAGGACTCCACGCCCGAGAAGCTCTCGGGTGGCGAGCGTCAGCGGGTGGCCATTGCACGCGCGCTGGCGAACAGTCCCAAGCTCATCCTGGCTGATGAGCCAACCGGCAACCTCGACAGCAAGAATTCCGACCGGGTCCTCGAGATCATGAGGTCACTCGCTCACGACGAAGGACGCTCCGTCGTTTGCGTGACGCACGATCTCAACATTGCGGCTCAGTCGGATGTTCGGGTCGCCATGCTCGACGGCCGGATCGCATCCGTCGACTGA
- a CDS encoding ABC transporter permease: MTLGRGALLLNISVKHLAKRRRQTAIAVLGVAVGVGFFLAVSALMVGSQVDFVRRLINAAPHIIITDEIRSPPPQPGIVQFGNDAVELRHYKTRSEARGIRNWPAVLAVAQTFPGAVASPALSGGVTLRLGGHQEALGVVGIDPEIEARVSTIENNLRSGRLRDLETTQGGLIIGEELAARLGVAMGDVVAATSATGKIRSLKIVGLFKRGQQGLSDTSGYVLLREAQSLLERPFVINRIGIKLADPDSAQLVAQRIEEQFGYKAQSWQERSSDILSVLVTRNVIMYTVVSAILLVASFGIYTSVSNSVADKRRDIAILRAIGFSQSDLEVVFVAEGLIVACIGIVAGWLLGYVLMTVLGSLPFPVAGENQHLPLDRGVRQYLIAAVASLLAGIVAAWLPARKAALVDPVDILRGAA; encoded by the coding sequence ATGACCCTCGGTCGTGGAGCACTGCTCCTGAATATATCGGTGAAGCACCTTGCCAAGCGGCGGCGGCAGACGGCGATCGCCGTGCTCGGGGTGGCGGTCGGGGTCGGCTTTTTCCTGGCAGTTTCGGCGCTGATGGTCGGCAGCCAGGTGGATTTCGTCCGGCGGCTGATCAACGCCGCGCCACACATCATCATCACCGATGAAATCCGCAGCCCCCCGCCACAGCCGGGAATTGTCCAGTTTGGGAACGACGCGGTCGAGCTGCGCCATTACAAGACCCGTTCCGAAGCGCGCGGCATCAGGAACTGGCCCGCAGTGCTTGCCGTGGCCCAGACGTTTCCCGGGGCGGTTGCCTCACCGGCACTCAGTGGTGGCGTTACCCTCAGGCTGGGTGGCCACCAGGAGGCCCTGGGCGTCGTCGGCATCGACCCGGAGATCGAGGCACGGGTCAGCACCATCGAGAACAATCTTCGCAGTGGCCGACTGCGCGATCTGGAGACCACGCAGGGCGGGCTGATCATCGGTGAGGAACTGGCCGCAAGGCTTGGCGTCGCCATGGGTGACGTGGTCGCCGCCACCTCTGCAACGGGGAAGATCCGGTCGCTGAAGATCGTCGGCCTGTTCAAGCGCGGCCAGCAGGGTCTTTCCGACACGTCGGGCTATGTCCTTTTGCGCGAAGCTCAGTCGCTTCTTGAACGGCCTTTCGTCATCAATCGCATTGGGATCAAACTCGCCGATCCGGACAGTGCTCAACTCGTGGCACAGCGGATCGAAGAGCAGTTCGGCTACAAGGCGCAGAGCTGGCAGGAGCGGTCGTCCGACATCCTTTCGGTACTCGTGACCCGCAACGTCATCATGTACACGGTGGTCTCGGCCATCCTCCTTGTCGCCAGTTTCGGCATTTACACTTCCGTGTCGAACAGCGTTGCCGACAAGCGCCGCGATATCGCCATCCTGCGCGCCATCGGCTTCTCGCAATCCGATCTCGAAGTGGTTTTCGTGGCGGAAGGCCTGATCGTCGCCTGCATTGGCATCGTTGCGGGATGGTTGCTCGGCTACGTGCTCATGACGGTGCTCGGCTCCCTGCCTTTCCCGGTTGCCGGCGAGAACCAGCACCTGCCGCTGGATCGAGGCGTGCGACAATATCTGATCGCCGCGGTCGCATCGCTGCTCGCCGGTATTGTGGCCGCCTGGCTGCCGGCGCGCAAAGCCGCGCTTGTCGACCCCGTCGACATCCTCCGGGGAGCGGCATGA
- a CDS encoding efflux RND transporter periplasmic adaptor subunit, with protein MSSALSPERSRSEAPARLKEAVTGKPVAVQAAPSPTRTRKRRHNGWLIVGAILILAIAAAAFWLSQPVQVAVIRPYRGAATELVYATGFVEPVQPVAIASRLTAPVAAVLVDEGDAVRKGQPLVRLDDSDLRSAYAQAHALSIGASLTERRTLTLFRQGWVTAAARDTAVANAEAARAAERLAAAKIDQSVVRSAIDGTVIKRDIEPGELALPSRTLMLLGDPNRSRITATVDERDVPRIRAGQPALVSSDAWPGRVLRARVAELTPTGDPTQRAFRARLRLEGGPALPLGMSLEVNIVTSEDRSALLVPNSAIAGDAVWTIVDGRARRRPVTLGIRGQKSSAVVGLPADAVLIDLPGSDLKDGARVTVRK; from the coding sequence GTGTCTAGTGCACTGTCGCCCGAGCGATCTCGAAGTGAAGCCCCTGCGCGGCTCAAGGAAGCTGTCACTGGCAAACCGGTGGCGGTTCAGGCTGCGCCGTCGCCAACTCGCACCCGCAAGCGCCGCCACAACGGATGGCTGATAGTCGGAGCGATCCTCATTCTGGCAATCGCGGCGGCGGCATTCTGGCTATCCCAGCCGGTTCAGGTCGCTGTGATCCGACCGTACCGTGGCGCCGCGACCGAGCTCGTCTATGCCACCGGCTTCGTTGAGCCAGTGCAGCCGGTCGCCATCGCCTCTCGCCTCACCGCCCCAGTCGCAGCCGTGCTGGTGGACGAGGGCGACGCCGTGCGGAAAGGGCAACCGCTGGTACGGCTGGACGACAGCGACTTGCGCAGCGCTTATGCGCAAGCGCACGCACTGAGCATCGGCGCGTCCCTGACGGAGCGGCGCACCCTGACCCTGTTCAGGCAAGGCTGGGTCACCGCCGCTGCCCGCGACACGGCCGTGGCGAATGCGGAGGCTGCTCGCGCGGCCGAGCGGCTCGCCGCGGCGAAGATCGACCAGAGTGTTGTGCGCTCGGCGATCGACGGCACCGTGATCAAGCGGGACATCGAGCCGGGAGAGCTTGCCCTCCCGTCCCGCACCCTGATGCTGCTCGGAGACCCCAACCGCAGCCGGATTACGGCCACTGTGGACGAGCGGGACGTCCCCCGAATCCGCGCTGGGCAGCCGGCGCTGGTGTCCTCCGATGCCTGGCCGGGGCGCGTCCTCCGTGCCCGCGTCGCTGAACTCACGCCGACGGGCGACCCTACCCAACGAGCCTTTCGCGCGCGCCTCCGCCTGGAGGGCGGGCCCGCGTTGCCGCTCGGAATGAGCCTGGAGGTGAACATCGTCACCAGTGAGGACCGGAGCGCACTGCTGGTCCCCAATTCAGCCATTGCCGGCGATGCGGTCTGGACGATCGTAGATGGCCGCGCGCGGCGACGCCCAGTCACGCTGGGAATTCGCGGGCAGAAGAGCAGTGCGGTCGTCGGGCTGCCGGCCGACGCGGTGCTGATCGATCTGCCAGGCAGCGATCTCAAGGACGGCGCGCGGGTCACGGTTCGCAAATGA
- the vsr gene encoding DNA mismatch endonuclease Vsr encodes MRSIDTSRSIAISSPKNVPNEQPPADPPVAPARSALMARVGPRDTLPEMVVRRLLHAMGNRFRLHRRDLPGTPDIVLPGARKAIFVHGCFWHRHPGCPKATTPKTRREFWREKFDRNVERDRRKEVELRQAGWDVLTIWECETRDTVALEKNLRDWLASSIPKEARLPVG; translated from the coding sequence GTGCGTTCGATCGATACGTCGAGGAGCATCGCTATCTCATCCCCGAAAAACGTCCCCAACGAGCAGCCGCCGGCTGATCCGCCGGTCGCTCCCGCTCGCTCGGCACTCATGGCCAGGGTGGGTCCTCGTGATACCCTTCCGGAGATGGTCGTGCGCCGATTGCTGCATGCGATGGGCAATCGCTTCAGGCTCCATCGGCGCGACCTGCCGGGAACTCCCGATATCGTCCTTCCCGGCGCTCGTAAGGCCATCTTCGTCCACGGCTGCTTCTGGCATCGTCATCCGGGGTGTCCGAAGGCTACGACCCCGAAGACCCGACGAGAATTCTGGCGCGAGAAATTCGATCGGAACGTCGAGCGCGACCGCCGGAAGGAGGTGGAGTTAAGGCAGGCCGGCTGGGACGTGCTGACGATCTGGGAATGCGAAACACGCGATACAGTCGCCTTAGAGAAAAATCTGCGCGACTGGCTGGCCTCGTCGATCCCGAAGGAAGCTCGGCTGCCGGTTGGGTAA
- a CDS encoding MAE_28990/MAE_18760 family HEPN-like nuclease translates to MSDLTDRFEERFGEIVAYLELIDGIETLVRSGVPRLGEDGPTITVPQQRILNSGVYLQLYNLVEATITNCLDAVSKAAMHEARWGPGDLTAELRREWVRYMAGTNLPSGPDKRLEDAIGLCDHLVAALPVAEFDLKRGGGGNWDDRAIRKIATRIGFELRISRGVEREVKRVVRNELGSLALVLDLRNALAHGRLSFVDCGQDDSAAELSLLAHRVAAYLREVIGAFDRYVEEHRYLIPEKRPQRAAAG, encoded by the coding sequence ATGAGCGACCTGACGGATCGTTTCGAGGAACGGTTCGGCGAGATCGTCGCCTACCTGGAGTTGATCGACGGTATCGAGACCCTGGTCCGCTCGGGCGTGCCACGGCTCGGCGAGGACGGTCCCACCATCACGGTACCGCAGCAGAGGATACTCAATTCGGGAGTCTACCTTCAGCTCTACAATCTCGTCGAGGCGACGATCACCAACTGTCTGGACGCGGTGAGCAAGGCGGCCATGCACGAGGCGCGCTGGGGGCCGGGCGACCTGACGGCCGAGTTGAGACGCGAGTGGGTCCGTTACATGGCCGGGACCAATCTTCCCTCCGGGCCGGACAAGAGATTGGAGGACGCGATCGGCCTGTGCGATCATCTCGTCGCAGCCCTTCCGGTCGCCGAGTTCGACCTCAAGAGGGGCGGCGGTGGGAACTGGGACGACCGGGCCATCAGGAAGATCGCCACGCGGATCGGCTTCGAGTTGCGCATCAGCCGCGGCGTCGAGCGGGAGGTGAAACGTGTGGTACGCAACGAACTCGGCTCGCTGGCCCTAGTCCTCGACCTGCGGAACGCTCTCGCCCATGGCCGGTTGTCGTTCGTGGATTGTGGCCAGGACGACAGCGCCGCGGAACTGAGTTTGCTCGCCCACCGCGTCGCCGCCTACCTGCGCGAGGTGATCGGTGCGTTCGATCGATACGTCGAGGAGCATCGCTATCTCATCCCCGAAAAACGTCCCCAACGAGCAGCCGCCGGCTGA
- a CDS encoding DUF262 domain-containing protein, whose translation MARQPRLHLVSSEQLAAAEAEIVDRSRRIEFYMTEYSVELLAAKMDRGEFVIPAYQREFTWEPKRKSRFIESLIMGLPVPFLFFWEMENGRLEIVDGSQRLRTLHEYIVGGLELGELDELPSLQGTRFADLSTSRQRKIKNRSIRGIVLNEHADDQARFDMFERINTGSKVANTAEVRRGALRGPFLDLVLELSRSALFAKLAPVSGKSERERIREELVTRFFAYSDGLEGYRERPAQFLFEYTGRMNERMQADPNLVAAYRLRFERMLDFVQRAFPLGFRKPTNPNSTPRVRYEAIAIGSHLAMRDNPAIFDQVPDTAGWLASEEFAETTTSDAANTRAKLQGRIEFVRAALLAAA comes from the coding sequence ATGGCCAGACAGCCCCGCCTCCATCTCGTCTCGAGCGAACAATTGGCCGCGGCGGAGGCAGAGATCGTCGATCGCTCGCGGCGGATCGAATTCTACATGACCGAATATTCGGTCGAACTCCTGGCCGCGAAGATGGACCGGGGAGAATTCGTCATCCCGGCCTATCAGCGGGAATTCACCTGGGAGCCCAAGCGCAAGTCGCGCTTCATCGAATCGCTCATCATGGGTCTTCCGGTCCCCTTCCTCTTCTTCTGGGAAATGGAGAACGGGCGGCTCGAGATCGTCGACGGATCGCAGCGGCTGCGCACTCTGCACGAATACATCGTCGGCGGACTGGAACTCGGCGAGCTCGACGAGCTTCCCTCGCTGCAGGGAACGCGTTTCGCCGATCTGTCGACGTCCCGCCAACGCAAGATCAAGAATCGCTCCATCCGCGGAATCGTCCTCAACGAGCATGCGGACGATCAGGCTCGCTTCGATATGTTCGAGCGCATCAACACGGGCAGCAAGGTCGCCAACACCGCCGAAGTGCGTCGTGGCGCGCTTCGCGGCCCGTTCCTTGATCTGGTCCTGGAGCTGTCGCGATCGGCGTTGTTCGCGAAACTCGCGCCCGTCTCGGGCAAATCGGAACGCGAGCGGATCCGCGAGGAGTTGGTGACAAGGTTCTTCGCCTATAGCGACGGCCTTGAGGGCTACCGCGAACGGCCGGCTCAATTCCTGTTCGAATATACGGGGCGGATGAACGAGCGGATGCAGGCGGATCCGAACCTCGTCGCTGCGTATCGCCTCCGTTTCGAGCGCATGCTGGACTTCGTCCAGCGGGCCTTCCCGCTCGGCTTCCGCAAACCGACCAACCCCAACAGTACGCCCCGCGTCCGCTACGAGGCGATCGCGATCGGCAGCCATCTGGCGATGCGAGACAATCCGGCGATCTTCGACCAGGTGCCGGACACGGCCGGCTGGCTCGCCAGCGAAGAGTTCGCCGAGACCACGACCTCCGACGCCGCGAATACCCGTGCGAAGCTGCAGGGCCGGATCGAATTCGTCCGAGCCGCCCTCCTCGCCGCCGCATGA